The window AACGTGCCCGCGCGGGTGATGGTGACCGAAGCAAAAATGGAGAAGGCAACCATGGGGTCCTGGAGCTCCATTGGTCGCAAGGCACGAAGAGAATTTGCAGCCCTGCGGATATAATCAGCAATGTATATAGAAGACTTGGGGCGAGCATGCATACCATATCATGAAAATCAGCCACACTGCGGCCACGGCACAGGCATCGCTGTTATACCCGTTTCGGATACTCTCGCTAGCATTGACGGGCGTGTTGTGCTCTCTGGCTTTGACAGAGCAGAACACAGTAAGACAGCAAAGAGCAGCAGATAGACAGGTGGAGACTAGGTCGAAGAACATGATCTTCATGAATTTGGCGCGCGGCATCAGACCCTGAGCAACTATCGACATCAAGGCGGATAGGTAGCCAATAGTAGTGGTGATATTAGATATGGCATCAGTTTGATATCTGGAACAAGTTTCAGCAAGAGACACCGATACATGGTTGATATGGCTCGGTACATGGCAATCACAAGGGTCGGGATCAGTGCGCCCTTGAGCATCATAAGCACAGTCCGTGAATCCAATTCCAGCCTGGACCACCAGGTCATTGGATATAAGTATCTGGTTTCTGTTGTTAGTGTCTTCTCGAGAAAATGTGGATGTAGGTACTCACCCGAGCATCCTAGACCGAGAAGGCCCGGGCGCCATTTGAGCAATCGTCCTAGCTGTGCCTGTTCATTCGAATCAATTGCACGGTTTCGAGGCTTAAACGACAGTcaagcaaagagaaagaattGCCATGGTTTGGATAGGAGAAATTTTGCACGGGCGGGTCGATCTGATTACCGTTGGCTGCATGCAGATCGGggtcgatctggatgccGTGCCGAGATCAATGCCGATGTGAGGGGCGCATGAAGTGGACTGACTTTTTGCACTTCACTCAACCAGAAAAAAACTTCTAGTCTTGGAGATCCTTCGAGGCAACGGCATCGCCCATCGGCATTATCCAAAATTGGCGTTATCCAGAACTGAGAGCAATGATGTCGATGGCTGTTGGTCACATGACGTCTGACCGACATATCTCTATTTTTGACTGTCCAGTCTGTGTAGTAGTATTGATGTTTTGTTTATTATTGATACTCTTGAATAATTTGACTgtctctttctgtctctctctctcaaaaaaaaaagcactCCAGAATTGATGGGATTACGAGCGCAGGATAGAGATTTGCCACCCGTGAAACTCCCTTGTACAACAGCAGGAGAATCTAATCTACGACTTTGTTTGTCTCCATGACATCGCTGAAGCAGTAAAAAGATTGGGATTGTTTTGTCAAGAAATTTCTATGTTTTCTGCATTGTCTGGTCCTTTAGCCGCAAAATATGTTGGTATGGACTATATCCGAGTTGAAGATATAGATCCCCGCAGAGAGCGATATTTGACAGTCACAACAAACCTACAAATTTGCCCATAAATCCAAGAGTCACAAGAGTCAACAAAATAAATCGACTACCTCATCGTGATCGCATTATTCCAAGCCGGCCTAGGACACCCAGTCCCAACAAAATCACAATAAGAACCGGCTGTGGCAATGCACTCAGCCACAtttgctgcggctgcggaGAGGCGGTGGAGCTCGCATCCATGGCTCGATTCGGACCTGAGGCAGTGCGAGATACTACAATGAGTCGGAGTGGATATTGTAGCCATTATTATGATTTGTAGCCATTGTTGGCAGACTACCTGTCACAAATCATGATGAATGGCCTCCCCAAAGGACTGGCCAAGAAGCGAGTCCGACTCGGTTGGGTACATACAACCCAGCCAAGGACGCCACCTTGCACCGTTGACCGCGATCGGCGCCCGGGCCCTTATCTGCGACCGGGGGGATGTGTTCGGCCAGCGAACATCCAACCGTGACATCATGAAAAGAAATCCAGGGATGCAGCTGACGCAGCGAACGCGAGTCCGAGAATGTGTCGGACTGTCAGGCACGTCGTCATGCATTCCGATAGGATCGAATCGTGAGGCCAGCGTCCGCTCACTTTTAAATATTGGGTCATGCCAAGCTGCCAAGCTCCCCCATCAATAATCGATCGATCCAGGTTTTGCCCGGGCCGtcatctttccttccttcatTTTGCTTCCACGTTTcgtctctttttcttcctcctcatctcccCCCCAGGCTTGTACGCCTTCTTGCAGTCCACGCTTGGTTTCCCAAATACATGCGTGAGTAACTCCGTGTCGTCCTCTGATCATCTCGCTGCGATCTGCTCTTATCTCGTATCGCTGACTGACCCTGCTTTCCCCTGACAGACCGGATTAACTCGTGGGCGAAAGCTCACGCAACGGCTCGTGTTCCCTCCAACCCAGGTTCCTCTCAACGGGCGAGTCAGATCCCCGAGAAAACCTCTTGTCAGGATGGACAAGTGAATTCGCCCACTCCGGGCGCGCCCACAGCTCCCGATGAGTCCAACAACCCCCCCAAACCGGGCATGGGCCTGCGCATGCGCAATGGCTGCATCCGGTTCGGCAAGCATGCCAAGGACGCCCTCTTCCACAGCTGGGTCAATGTCCTGCTGCTCTTTGTGCCCGTGGGTATCGCGGTCAAGGCGGCCGGCCTGAACTCCGGCGTCGTCTTTGCGATGAACGCAGTGGCCATTATTCCGTTGGCCGGTCTGCTGAGCCACGCGACCGAGAGCGTCGCCAGTCGTCTGGGCGACACCATCGGTGCGCTCATCAACGTCACTTTCGGAAACGCCGTGGAATTgatcattttcatcattgCGCTGGTCAAGAACGAAATCCGTATCGTCCAGGCATCGCTACTAGGCTCTATCTTGGCCAACCTACTCCTGATTCTGGGCATGGCTTTCCTGCTGGGAGGTCTCCGCTTCCAGGAGCAGATCTACAACAGCACCGTCACCCAGATGAGTGCCTGTCTTCTCAGTTTGAGTGTGTGCAGTCTACTGCTCCCGACTGCTTTCCACGCATCGTGGTCGAACAGCAACGAGGCCGACACGGAGACGTTGAAGGTCAGCCGCGGCACTAGCGTGGTCCTTCTGCTGATGTACGTCCTGTACATCTTGTTCCAGCTGAAGTCGCACTCGTACCTGTACGCGAGTATCCCTCAGCAGATCATCGACGAGGAGTCGCACCCCGGTGTGCTGGCGGAATTCTTGAACAGCTCTTCCGATTCGTCGTCGAGCTCTAGTGATGAATCCGTCGATACGACCACCTCGTGGACGACGGCCAAACGAATCAAGAGGGCAATGAAATACCGCAAACACCGCAAATCAAGCACGAGTTCTGGCCAGTCGACCCAAAGAAAGACAATGGGCGACCGAACAGTGTCGACTGAAAACCAAAACTCCCCTGCTGGCAACTCCGTTGCCGACCCCAAAGATGATAACCGGTCTTTTGCAATTGATTTCGCCGATGATGGAACCTACGATGCTGATGACGGCGGTCGTCAGAACTCTGAGGTCCGTGCGCGCGACTTTGGACTGGCGCTGAGTCGCATTGCAAGCGCCAAAAGCGACGAGAAGACCAAGAGGCgcgagaggaagaagcgccggATGGAGCGGCGACATACAGAGAAACAGGGGGCGAAGCAGGCCCAGGCTGCGACCGTTCACGCTGAAATCGAGCCTCGTGGTATGACGGGATCCGCCACTGCTCCCAACCTGACTCAGGTCCAGTCTGAGCTCGACGTGGAGAACGTCGCGGCGGGCGTGCCCAAGAGAAAGTCCCCCTTCGGACCTATTCCATCGCTGTTGTCCAACACGGTCTTCAGCTCTCAGTCGCCGGGTAATTCCCCTCACATTGGGAACAACACAACGCGCCCGTCCCTTGCCCGGAGTAACTCATTACCTGCCCATATGAGCCCACGGCCACCAGCTGGCAATGCTGTTCAGTTTGCCCGTGGTGCTGCCCGACATCCGAACGATGATGTTGTGGTGAACCCAGTCATCGAGGAGCCAGAGCCTCAAATGTCCCGTACCGCAGCCGTCGTCATGCTTCTGATGTCCACTGTCCTTGTGGCAGTCTGTGCTGAGTTCCTGGTCGATGCCATTCCCTCCATGCTTGCCAACGGGTCTCCGGTCAGCGAGGCGTTCATTGGTCTAATTATCCTCCCCATTGTGGGCAATGCGGCCGAGCACGTCACGGCCGTCAGCGTGGCCACGAAAAACAAGATGGACCTGGCCATTGGTGTTTCGGTCGGCAGCAGCATTCAAATTGGTACGTCTTCCATGGTTACCTTCGTCAGCGTCTAGTCCTAACCCTCATCTTTTAGCTATCTTCGTCACTCCCCTGGTGGTAATAATCGGCTGGTGCATGGAAAAGGACATGTCCCTGTATTTCACCCTTTTCGAGACGATCTGTCTCTTCGTCACCGCATTCGTGGTCAACTTCCTCGTTTTGGACGGCCGTAGCAACTACCTGGAAGGCGCGCTATTGATCGCCGCATACGTGATTatcgccttggccgccttctTCTACCCCAACACCAACCAGTCCAGCAGCCTCGCCGGCTCGGAGCCCAACTAGTCAGGACGGCCATGCCGGTCGATGCAGCTCCTCTGCACTGCGCATGCAGCAGCGGGACGGTATATCTGCCACTGCTTGAGTGGCTTAGGGTTTGGGGCATGCTCAACCGGCAGGATCAATTATTATTTAATGTCTTGTGGGATGGGAATTAGCTTGATCGTTTTGTCTTTCGCTTCTGTATCATGTTGAATATACACACTTGTCAATATGGGGATGGGGGCCAACCCCGTCCCAACACCTCACCAATACTGCTTGCCTACTTAGAAAGTAACTAATAACCTCTGGCATAACTCCCTAGTAGCTATGTCAGACGAGCCCCGGAGACGAGCCCCGGAGCCGACCTCTGTAAGAAGGCTGCCCTTCTCTTAAGCAGCCATTGATATCACCACCCCGGTCACTATGGACGGGCTGATCCTCGGGACTTTTGGACAGGCAAGTAATCACAGATTTGGTATCAATCCGCCCAGAAACTAACACGCGAAACCAActtctgctgcgccacgTGTGTCACTGTGAGTGGCTGTGTTTCGGCCCTGCTGCGCCACTTGTTGATACCCAAATCATCAGTAGTAACTAATGCACCTAAGCG of the Penicillium psychrofluorescens genome assembly, chromosome: 1 genome contains:
- a CDS encoding uncharacterized protein (ID:PFLUO_000934-T1.cds;~source:funannotate), whose amino-acid sequence is MHRINSWAKAHATARVPSNPGSSQRASQIPEKTSCQDGQVNSPTPGAPTAPDESNNPPKPGMGLRMRNGCIRFGKHAKDALFHSWVNVLLLFVPVGIAVKAAGLNSGVVFAMNAVAIIPLAGLLSHATESVASRLGDTIGALINVTFGNAVELIIFIIALVKNEIRIVQASLLGSILANLLLILGMAFLLGGLRFQEQIYNSTVTQMSACLLSLSVCSLLLPTAFHASWSNSNEADTETLKVSRGTSVVLLLMYVLYILFQLKSHSYLYASIPQQIIDEESHPGVLAEFLNSSSDSSSSSSDESVDTTTSWTTAKRIKRAMKYRKHRKSSTSSGQSTQRKTMGDRTVSTENQNSPAGNSVADPKDDNRSFAIDFADDGTYDADDGGRQNSEVRARDFGLALSRIASAKSDEKTKRRERKKRRMERRHTEKQGAKQAQAATVHAEIEPRGMTGSATAPNLTQVQSELDVENVAAGVPKRKSPFGPIPSLLSNTVFSSQSPGNSPHIGNNTTRPSLARSNSLPAHMSPRPPAGNAVQFARGAARHPNDDVVVNPVIEEPEPQMSRTAAVVMLLMSTVLVAVCAEFLVDAIPSMLANGSPVSEAFIGLIILPIVGNAAEHVTAVSVATKNKMDLAIGVSVGSSIQIAIFVTPLVVIIGWCMEKDMSLYFTLFETICLFVTAFVVNFLVLDGRSNYLEGALLIAAYVIIALAAFFYPNTNQSSSLAGSEPN